The Fusarium fujikuroi IMI 58289 draft genome, chromosome FFUJ_chr01 sequence CCCATATCGCAAGACCTTTGATATAGCTGACAATGAAGATGGCCCTGAGGCTTAGTTCCTGAGTCATCATCCTTGCTGCGAGGATAGGAGACGTAGAACTGCGCGAACATGTGGCAAGGTGGGagaaccatcttcttcatatcgGCAGGGTTCCAAGCAGAAAGAACCAGGCGGCGGTCGTAAGGATTAGTTCGTAGTTTGTGAATGATCTCAGCAAGCTGGTCTACACCCTGACCTGTGTAATCCGTCTTTGCATCGATATACTCGGCACCAAAGTGTCGCCATTGGAAGCCATACACGGGACCGAGATCGCCGATCTCACGATGATTGAGGCcgaggttgtcaagaaaTTCGCGAGATCCATTGCCGTCCCATATTTTGATGCCAGCTTCACTGAGGCTGTTAGAAGAAGTGTTGCCTTCGATGAACCACAAGAGCTCGGCAATGACTGCTCGGGTGAAGACACGCTTTGTAGTaaggagaggaagaatggGGATTCCGTTCTTATTCAGCGAGAATTTTAGGGGCCGAGGAGCGAAGATAGAGTATGTACCAGTGCCAGTGCTATATGGATGGTTAGAGTGCTGCCTAGCAATAGATATTGCGTTCTCTTACCGGTCCGGTCGACGCTCGCCGCTTTCAAGGATTTCtcggacaagatcaagatatTGATTCTCTTCGTGGTTGATCGACTTTGAGCCGTTCGAAGGCTTTGAATCCTCGGTATTCTGTGTCATGGTCATACTGAGAGTGAGTATTGTGGTTGCTGCTTGGGAATGATTGTGTCCAGGTGTATTGAAATCCTAGGCAATCAGATTCCCGAGACCAGATGAAATCAATTAAACTTGCTGTCGCGTCATGTCGCGTAAACGCGACCTCCCCACTGCCCCACCATCTCCCTGGAGTTGGTGGAGAATATTTAAACCGAACCGAATATCAGTATGCGAAGGTGAGTTAGTACGTGCGTTGTCCAGCTCATGAGAGATGCTTTCTCAGGTACAGGGTCATACGTGGCAAAGCAATATACTAGAAAATATACTGAGCACACAAATTAGCTTAGGATTAATCTGAACTTCCAATGCAATgatcaagagcaaggaaTAGCCCAAATTGTAGCAGGGAAGTTGGAGAATACTGGTCGTTTCTTGACCGAGCGACTTGGTGCTGTTTTCGACGCCGGTTGATATGAAAATAGTGCCTGAGATGGTTGTTTGGCAGACCGTGAGGTTCTTGTTGAGGAAGCTTTCCACCTTTGCAGAATTTTACCCTTGACTACCCAGGTAGGTTATATCTCCTGGTCCTTGGTTGATGGACCGGTGTCGGAGTGGGTAATCTTATCAATCAGTGATCAGC is a genomic window containing:
- a CDS encoding probable CDC21-thymidylate synthase, which produces MTMTQNTEDSKPSNGSKSINHEENQYLDLVREILESGERRPDRTGTGTYSIFAPRPLKFSLNKNGIPILPLLTTKRVFTRAVIAELLWFIEGNTSSNSLSEAGIKIWDGNGSREFLDNLGLNHREIGDLGPVYGFQWRHFGAEYIDAKTDYTGQGVDQLAEIIHKLRTNPYDRRLVLSAWNPADMKKMVLPPCHMFAQFYVSYPRSKDDDSGTKPQGHLHCQLYQRSCDMGLGVPFNIASYALLTHMLAHVCELVPGSLTHVMGDAHVYLDHVDALNTQLEREPRNFPELEISREKGGSIDGWKAEDFTIKGYDPHKTIAMKMSV